A region of the bacterium genome:
GCGCATGCAGCAGCGAAGCGGCGGGCAACATGGTTGCCGTCAGAATACATATGAAAAAAAATCGGTGTGTCATTATTGACCGGTACTGGTGTGACATCGTCGCCGCTCGTGCGCGGCGCTGCTTGTGCAGAAAGATACAGTGTGACGGCGTGCAGGGAAAGAGTCCGCAGATCTTCATGAAATGGCATCAGGGAATGATGATCAACGGGAAACTCCCGCGCACACCCGCTTCGGGACATGCGAGCATATAGCTCCCGGCAGGAAGTGCGTCCAGCCTCAGTTGCAGCACGTTCTCACCGCGCTGCAGCGAATACGTCTCTGAGAGCCTGGTGCGTCCCAACGCATCGCGCAGCTGCAGTGTGACTTCCTTCGCCTCGAGGCTCTCCGCGGTGAGCGACACGATGCCCTTCGCCGGCTGAGGCCATGGAGCGGAGAGAAACACACCGCTCAGAACGACGACATTGTTGTAGCAGGAATCGCGTACGACAATCATGCCATCCCCTGTTCGGATTTCCACTGCGGCATTGATCCTGGCATCGTCCAGCAGTCTCACGGGGATGCGGTATCCCGCATCGGGAAACACGCGAAGCGGCAGCTGTACAGGGAAATATGCAGAATCTGCATATCCCTGCAGCTCAAGCTGCAGCTGTTCCGCATTATGCACTTTCTGCATATTTGCGCGCGCAACGCGCCATCCCGGCGGCAATCGCAGCGCCGTGGCATCAAATGGGGGCACAAATACGGCCTGATCAGCCGAAATTTCGGCCGTCAGGGTGATGCGCTGCAGCTTTTCCGGCACATCAAGCGGCAAAACATGCAAATGGAGCCAGCCCTCTCCACCGCGGTCGATGCGCACGGTATCGAGCTGCATGACACCCGATGCGGAATATGCACTTTCTGCATATCGCAGGCAGCCGTTCGCGGAACGGGAAATCGTGCCCGCCAGCCGAGGCTGCTCACCCGCAGCATAATGAAGCTGAAAGCGGGCAAGGAGATAATATCCGTCCTGCAATCCGCTCGCCGGGGGCTGCACCGACACTTCGAGCGCTCCCCCTGTCTGCGAGAAACCGGTCACCCATTGCAGGGCTTCCAGCTGCATGGCACGCATGCCGCTGAGTGGAATGCTGAGGGTGAAATCCCCGGGCTGCAATCCTTCACGCAACTCAACACCCATTGCCACCGTTGTCACCGTATCGTCATCCCATGGCTCCGCGGGCGAGAACCAGACGTTGAGCGGCAGAAGATCTCCTTCGCGGTATGGCAGCGTAACCTCCTGACGCTGCCAGAGCGTGTCACCGCTGGCAAGGATATAGCCAATCTCGAATTGCCGGGTTTTGCCGTTCGCGCAGCTGCGTCCCGTCGCAGACAGCGTGCACCAGAGGCGCATGGTATCAGGCCGCAGGATGTCGTTGTATATGGAATCGACAGCACCGGGCACGTCATGTTCAAGCATGAAACCACCCGTCGCCCTGGTCAGTGTCTCCATGGCCTGCACGCCTTCTTCCCTGTTACGCAGCAGGAGCACGTATATGGGGACGTTGTCAACCGCTGCGCGTCCGCGCACCTGTTCCAGCGTCCTGCCGTACCAGCTGGTGTTGTTGTATCCGTCCGTCACGAACACCACCGCGCGCCGGCTTCCGCTGCCCTGCCCCACGGCGTCTTCGATGGCATTGTGCATGCATTCATACAATGCCGTACCGTTGAAGGGCCACTGTGCGACGCTGAGTCCGTCAACCGCCCGCTGCAGGGACGCGCTGTCACGCGTCATATCACGTTCATGATCGATGCCGGTGGCGAACGCCCAGAGGGAAGCTTCTGCTTCCTGATCGGTAAAGCGCATACGCGCGAGAAAGGATTTCGCAATCTGAATGGCAGGCGGAAAATTCGCATCGAGGCTGCGTTCGATGCCCAGGGCGATGGAGGGGGTTTCCACGGGTACGGGGGGACAGTCCAGGCGCACCGGCAGCAGACTCCCGTCCTCACGCAGCACGATACGCGCTTCCTCCGGTGGATACACCGCTCGTCCACCCGCAGTGACGCGCAGGGAAAGCGTGATGGCA
Encoded here:
- a CDS encoding VWA domain-containing protein, which translates into the protein MRASLTVLLLCVVVAGAAAQNSLEIRGLDVSAYPAITLSLRVTAGGRAVYPPEEARIVLREDGSLLPVRLDCPPVPVETPSIALGIERSLDANFPPAIQIAKSFLARMRFTDQEAEASLWAFATGIDHERDMTRDSASLQRAVDGLSVAQWPFNGTALYECMHNAIEDAVGQGSGSRRAVVFVTDGYNNTSWYGRTLEQVRGRAAVDNVPIYVLLLRNREEGVQAMETLTRATGGFMLEHDVPGAVDSIYNDILRPDTMRLWCTLSATGRSCANGKTRQFEIGYILASGDTLWQRQEVTLPYREGDLLPLNVWFSPAEPWDDDTVTTVAMGVELREGLQPGDFTLSIPLSGMRAMQLEALQWVTGFSQTGGALEVSVQPPASGLQDGYYLLARFQLHYAAGEQPRLAGTISRSANGCLRYAESAYSASGVMQLDTVRIDRGGEGWLHLHVLPLDVPEKLQRITLTAEISADQAVFVPPFDATALRLPPGWRVARANMQKVHNAEQLQLELQGYADSAYFPVQLPLRVFPDAGYRIPVRLLDDARINAAVEIRTGDGMIVVRDSCYNNVVVLSGVFLSAPWPQPAKGIVSLTAESLEAKEVTLQLRDALGRTRLSETYSLQRGENVLQLRLDALPAGSYMLACPEAGVRGSFPLIIIP